A section of the Deltaproteobacteria bacterium genome encodes:
- a CDS encoding 2-oxoacid:acceptor oxidoreductase subunit alpha — MSADPAGVLTGSHYIDGNHAACEGALAAGCRFAAGYPITPSTEVVERIASRMPYMGGVFIQMEDELAASIALQGAVWAGKKALTVTSGPGFSLMMEHIGLAAMTETPCVFVDVQRGGPSTGLPTQPGQADMMQARWGSHGDYEIIALSPDSPQECFDLAIESFNLAEQWRVPVLLMMDEVVGHMTERVVIPEAKDIQVTERRFTKKSPQDFKLFEPASDMVPDMAKAGDGYKILVTGLTHDERGYPIMNQHIQEQLVHRLVNKIRLNANQITRCEEVDIEDAEVIVVAYGITSRVARRSITIAREQGVKVGLLRLIVCWPFPEQRIRELASKVKAFVVPEINYGQMVLEVQRVAAGKAPAILVGHGGGEVHEPEVIAAAIIKAAKG; from the coding sequence TGAGTGCAGATCCGGCGGGTGTCCTCACCGGCTCGCATTATATCGATGGCAATCATGCAGCATGTGAAGGCGCACTTGCAGCAGGCTGTCGTTTTGCGGCTGGTTATCCTATTACCCCTTCAACCGAAGTTGTTGAGCGTATTGCTTCGCGAATGCCATATATGGGCGGTGTTTTCATTCAAATGGAAGACGAGCTTGCGGCTTCGATAGCATTGCAAGGTGCGGTTTGGGCTGGCAAGAAAGCATTAACGGTCACATCAGGGCCAGGTTTTTCGCTAATGATGGAGCATATTGGTTTAGCGGCAATGACTGAGACTCCATGTGTTTTCGTTGATGTACAGCGCGGTGGTCCGTCAACCGGCTTACCAACTCAGCCAGGGCAAGCCGATATGATGCAAGCGCGTTGGGGCTCGCATGGCGATTATGAAATAATTGCACTTTCGCCAGATTCACCACAAGAATGTTTTGATCTTGCTATAGAATCATTCAACTTAGCAGAACAATGGCGTGTGCCGGTGTTATTAATGATGGATGAAGTCGTTGGTCATATGACTGAACGTGTGGTTATTCCTGAAGCAAAAGATATTCAGGTAACTGAACGACGTTTTACTAAAAAGTCACCACAAGACTTTAAATTATTTGAGCCAGCATCTGACATGGTTCCGGATATGGCCAAAGCTGGTGATGGTTATAAAATTTTAGTTACCGGCCTAACTCATGACGAGCGTGGCTATCCAATTATGAATCAACATATCCAAGAACAATTGGTTCATCGTTTAGTTAATAAAATCAGACTTAATGCAAATCAGATTACGCGTTGCGAAGAAGTCGATATCGAAGATGCCGAAGTGATAGTTGTTGCCTATGGGATTACTTCACGAGTAGCACGTCGATCTATTACTATAGCTCGTGAGCAAGGCGTTAAAGTTGGTTTATTAAGGCTGATTGTTTGTTGGCCGTTTCCTGAGCAACGCATTCGTGAGTTAGCTAGTAAAGTTAAAGCATTTGTGGTGCCTGAGATTAATTACGGACAAATGGTCTTAGAAGTTCAAAGAGTTGCTGCAGGCAAAGCACCGGCTATCTTGGTTGGCCATGGTGGCGGTGAGGTGCATGAACCCGAAGTTATTGCTGCGGCTATTATTAAAGCAGCAAAGGGTTAA